One Candidatus Paceibacterota bacterium genomic region harbors:
- the pth gene encoding aminoacyl-tRNA hydrolase — MAKNFVIVGLGNPGEEYEQTRHNVGRIVLEQFRKVYELAEWESDKKTQSKVTKGKVERIGVLLMQPETFMNNSGKSVGAVSPTLLGRKITKGKKFYENLIIVHDDIDLPIGTLRVSYNRGPGGHNGLKSVVKVLGSEAFTRVRVGVSKVTPSGKLKKPIGEDAVIDLILGKFSKAESEEFKKIAKRAAEALTAIITEGRDRAMGEYNRS; from the coding sequence ATGGCAAAAAACTTTGTAATCGTGGGTTTGGGGAATCCGGGGGAAGAGTACGAACAGACGCGGCATAATGTCGGGCGGATTGTGCTTGAGCAATTTAGGAAAGTTTATGAGCTGGCTGAATGGGAGAGTGATAAAAAGACACAGTCGAAAGTTACAAAGGGGAAAGTTGAAAGGATCGGTGTACTGCTCATGCAACCAGAGACGTTCATGAATAATTCCGGAAAGAGCGTCGGGGCAGTAAGTCCGACTTTGCTCGGACGCAAGATCACGAAAGGTAAAAAGTTTTACGAGAATTTAATTATCGTGCACGATGACATTGACCTGCCGATTGGTACTTTACGAGTTTCGTACAATCGTGGTCCCGGCGGGCATAACGGGCTCAAGTCTGTAGTGAAGGTTCTAGGATCTGAAGCATTCACTCGCGTGCGTGTTGGCGTGTCGAAGGTAACGCCGTCCGGCAAACTCAAAAAGCCGATAGGCGAGGATGCGGTCATTGATCTTATATTAGGCAAATTTTCTAAAGCTGAATCCGAAGAGTTCAAGAAAATCGCCAAGAGAGCGGCAGAAGCACTTACGGCAATAATCACCGAAGGCCGTGATAGAGCAATGGGGGAATATAATAGGAGTTAG
- a CDS encoding NYN domain-containing protein, with product MSRVAFIDVQNTETTANKLLGFVIDWRKMHAYLADKWQCEKIFFYSGIQQGNDSLIQEYEELAKLGYAMRAKPFFIYKNKDSVINIKCPNCSTGINHTIEGGVKWKSNCDVELTVDAEKYASPHTEFLIFTGDGDFEYLMRDLVEKGVKIYIASSARKSRIGPRYFTSRFSSKLRELIKEKRGKVNFIDLNDWKYRIKKDL from the coding sequence ATGTCTCGCGTCGCCTTTATCGACGTTCAAAACACAGAAACCACAGCGAACAAGTTGCTTGGCTTTGTTATCGACTGGAGAAAGATGCATGCCTATCTTGCCGACAAATGGCAGTGCGAAAAGATTTTCTTTTACTCCGGTATACAACAAGGAAATGATTCACTCATCCAGGAATATGAAGAGCTAGCAAAGCTTGGTTATGCCATGCGCGCAAAACCATTTTTTATATATAAAAACAAAGACTCTGTCATCAATATAAAATGCCCTAATTGTTCAACTGGCATTAATCATACCATAGAAGGGGGTGTAAAATGGAAATCAAATTGCGATGTTGAACTGACTGTTGATGCAGAAAAGTACGCAAGTCCACACACAGAATTTCTTATTTTTACAGGTGACGGAGACTTTGAATACTTAATGCGAGACTTAGTGGAAAAAGGGGTTAAAATCTACATTGCTTCTAGTGCTAGGAAGAGCAGAATTGGTCCAAGGTATTTTACCTCAAGATTTTCGTCAAAGTTACGAGAGTTGATTAAAGAAAAACGAGGAAAAGTCAATTTTATTGACCTTAATGACTGGAAGTATAGAATCAAAAAAGATCTGTAA
- the lepB gene encoding signal peptidase I, whose amino-acid sequence MPEEKPKENVNTESDTMTIKDFIIEVIKFFVLALVIVLPIRAYVAQPFIVSGTSMVPTFEDGQYLIIDELSYRFHEPARGDVIIFKYPLDPSKFFIKRVIGLPGETVTIKNGDVSITEAGGKTITLDQSYVKFPRVDSEISILGKDEYWVMGDNRSASSDSRSWGAITREHIVGVAALRLFPLSGISVLPGKVTYKN is encoded by the coding sequence ATGCCTGAAGAAAAGCCTAAAGAAAACGTGAATACGGAATCTGACACAATGACCATAAAAGACTTTATCATCGAAGTGATAAAGTTCTTCGTCTTGGCGCTTGTTATTGTCCTCCCCATCCGCGCCTATGTGGCCCAGCCGTTCATTGTGAGCGGGACATCGATGGTGCCAACTTTCGAAGACGGCCAATATCTGATTATAGACGAACTTTCTTATCGCTTTCATGAGCCGGCGCGGGGGGACGTCATTATCTTTAAATATCCGCTCGACCCTTCCAAGTTCTTCATCAAGCGCGTTATTGGCTTACCTGGCGAGACTGTAACAATCAAGAATGGCGACGTCAGTATCACAGAGGCTGGTGGCAAGACTATCACGCTCGACCAATCGTATGTGAAATTTCCGCGTGTTGATTCAGAAATTAGCATCCTAGGCAAAGATGAATATTGGGTAATGGGCGACAATCGCTCCGCGTCATCAGACTCACGAAGCTGGGGAGCCATCACACGAGAGCATATTGTGGGGGTTGCGGCTCTGCGCCTCTTCCCCCTTTCCGGAATTTCCGTATTACCAGGTAAAGTAACTTACAAAAATTAA
- the hisS gene encoding histidine--tRNA ligase, with protein sequence MKKELKKIGGALKDPAQTAKGMRDLIGEELFGFQGFFEKAAEVALYYGFKPIETPIMEDIRIYLSGLGEGTDVIDKQLYSLKTKGGDLLALRPEFTAGVMRSYIEQGMQSWPQPVQLYSYGACFRHDKPQKGRYRQFYQFNMEILGTDKSIADATIIRLTTLILQEAGLENLTLEINSIGDKECRPAYRKELVNYYKKHVGEICADCKERLKTNPLRLLDCKEEKCQPIKAGAPTSVSFLCANCKHQFKEVLEYLETLGVEYTINNHLVRGLDYYTKTVFEIKLPDATNEDGSKTEGLSVASGGRYDYLAKALGSKKDVPGVGVGIGTDRVLMDKHADLAPRIVKKPKMYFIQLGFDAKLKSLLVTEILRKCRIPVSHSLSKDSLGVQLGMAEKLGVPYALILGQREVFDNTIIVRNMTNRSQEIVKIDKLAEYLKKIKF encoded by the coding sequence ATGAAAAAAGAATTAAAGAAAATTGGTGGCGCGCTGAAGGATCCGGCGCAAACCGCGAAGGGTATGCGCGACTTGATCGGCGAGGAGCTCTTCGGCTTCCAAGGATTCTTCGAGAAAGCGGCCGAGGTCGCGCTCTACTACGGCTTCAAGCCGATCGAGACGCCGATCATGGAGGACATTCGCATCTATCTCTCCGGCCTGGGCGAAGGCACCGACGTTATCGACAAGCAATTATATTCGCTCAAGACGAAGGGTGGCGACTTGCTCGCCCTGCGCCCGGAGTTCACTGCCGGCGTCATGCGCAGTTATATCGAGCAAGGCATGCAATCTTGGCCGCAACCGGTCCAGCTCTACAGCTACGGCGCCTGCTTCCGTCATGACAAACCGCAGAAGGGCCGCTACCGTCAGTTCTATCAATTCAATATGGAGATACTCGGCACCGACAAGAGTATAGCCGACGCCACCATCATTCGCTTGACCACGCTCATCTTGCAAGAGGCCGGCCTCGAGAACCTAACGCTCGAAATAAATTCCATCGGCGACAAAGAATGCCGCCCAGCCTATCGCAAGGAATTGGTGAATTATTACAAGAAACATGTCGGTGAAATCTGTGCGGATTGTAAAGAGCGTTTGAAGACCAATCCTCTCCGTCTCCTCGATTGTAAAGAGGAGAAATGCCAGCCGATCAAAGCCGGTGCACCCACCTCTGTCTCTTTCCTTTGCGCCAACTGCAAACATCAGTTCAAAGAAGTGCTCGAATATCTCGAGACTTTGGGTGTCGAGTACACCATCAACAATCATCTCGTGCGCGGATTGGATTACTACACCAAGACGGTGTTCGAGATTAAATTGCCGGACGCGACGAACGAAGACGGCTCAAAGACCGAGGGACTTTCCGTCGCCTCTGGTGGCCGCTACGACTACTTGGCCAAGGCGCTCGGCAGTAAAAAAGACGTGCCGGGCGTCGGTGTCGGCATCGGGACAGACCGCGTGCTGATGGACAAGCATGCAGACCTCGCTCCGCGCATCGTGAAGAAGCCTAAGATGTACTTCATCCAGCTTGGCTTCGACGCGAAATTGAAGAGTTTGCTCGTTACCGAGATCTTGCGCAAGTGCAGGATTCCAGTTTCGCATTCTTTATCCAAGGACAGCTTGGGTGTTCAGCTCGGCATGGCGGAGAAGCTCGGCGTGCCATACGCCCTTATCTTGGGTCAACGCGAGGTCTTCGACAACACTATCATCGTCCGCAACATGACGAACAGGTCGCAAGAGATCGTCAAAATTGACAAACTGGCCGAATACTTGAAGAAAATCAAGTTTTAG
- the ybeY gene encoding rRNA maturation RNase YbeY yields MTEIKNLATPKIPDIPFDEIKNSALGKEYSLSVVFVPHGESNRINKEYRKKNKPTNILSFPYTFESGEIVLCAEMIKDEAEEHKLSYKDYLTYLYIHGLVHLAGFDHSLLMERREIELRKKYLPADFVRP; encoded by the coding sequence ATGACCGAAATAAAAAATCTCGCGACACCAAAGATCCCTGATATCCCCTTCGATGAGATTAAAAACAGCGCTTTGGGAAAAGAATATTCCTTGAGCGTTGTTTTCGTTCCGCACGGAGAATCCAATAGAATTAATAAAGAATACAGGAAGAAGAACAAGCCCACGAATATCCTAAGCTTCCCTTACACCTTCGAATCCGGCGAGATAGTGCTTTGCGCCGAGATGATAAAAGATGAGGCAGAGGAACACAAACTTTCGTACAAAGATTATCTGACTTACTTATATATTCACGGTCTGGTACACCTCGCCGGCTTCGACCATTCATTGCTTATGGAAAGGCGCGAAATAGAATTGCGCAAGAAATATCTGCCAGCAGATTTCGTCCGACCGTAA
- the ftsA gene encoding cell division protein FtsA — protein MRQNVVTGIDVGTSAVRVVVAIGAQDDVNPRVIAAVSRESHGLRHGYIVNIEEATESIKEAIKAAEQAASVKIGRAFVSIGGMSLTSLNGEASVNIPEGKEVEASDVDRAMKSAEENLKRAENFKIIHVVPLSYKLDGKKVLGKPNGMMGKTLEVRALFVVCLEQHFKNMMNAVSAAGIDIEDVVASPLAAGLVTLTKLQRMAGCVLANIGAETVSIAVYENNNPVYVHAFPIGSVDITNDIALGFRIPIEDAEKVKTHRQDNQYPKKKLDEIIMARLSDIFELIEAHLKKIGRNGLLPAGIVITGGGSSLEMIEALAKSSLKIPAKIATILFPKGTETARSVASSPSVPKSPFPVRDSSWAVAYGLCIIGLKTEAEEVMSLKTLKQTKNFILEWLKQFLP, from the coding sequence ATGAGACAGAATGTCGTCACCGGAATTGACGTGGGTACTTCCGCCGTTCGCGTGGTGGTCGCCATCGGCGCGCAGGATGATGTGAACCCGCGCGTTATCGCCGCCGTATCACGAGAATCGCACGGCTTGCGACATGGCTATATTGTAAATATCGAAGAGGCGACAGAGAGTATCAAAGAAGCGATAAAAGCCGCGGAACAAGCTGCGAGCGTCAAGATCGGCCGCGCGTTCGTGAGTATCGGTGGGATGAGTCTGACCTCTCTTAACGGCGAGGCGTCTGTTAATATCCCCGAAGGCAAAGAGGTGGAGGCGTCGGACGTTGACCGCGCGATGAAATCCGCAGAAGAAAATTTAAAGCGTGCAGAGAATTTCAAGATCATTCACGTCGTTCCTCTTTCCTACAAGCTCGATGGTAAAAAAGTCTTGGGTAAACCGAACGGCATGATGGGCAAGACGCTCGAGGTGCGAGCTCTGTTCGTCGTTTGTCTTGAGCAACATTTCAAGAATATGATGAACGCTGTTTCCGCCGCGGGAATAGACATAGAAGACGTCGTCGCCTCCCCCTTAGCCGCCGGCCTCGTAACTCTTACCAAGCTCCAACGCATGGCCGGCTGCGTCCTAGCCAACATCGGCGCCGAGACAGTATCTATCGCAGTGTACGAAAATAATAATCCGGTCTATGTTCACGCCTTCCCCATCGGCTCGGTTGATATCACGAATGACATCGCGCTCGGCTTCCGCATCCCGATAGAAGATGCCGAAAAGGTTAAGACTCATAGGCAAGATAATCAATATCCCAAGAAAAAATTGGATGAAATAATTATGGCGCGTTTATCCGATATTTTCGAGCTCATCGAAGCACATTTAAAAAAGATTGGGCGCAACGGACTTCTGCCGGCAGGTATCGTCATCACGGGTGGCGGCTCGAGCCTCGAGATGATAGAGGCGCTTGCCAAAAGCTCGCTTAAAATCCCGGCGAAGATCGCTACCATCCTCTTTCCCAAAGGTACGGAGACGGCGCGCTCGGTCGCGTCGTCGCCATCGGTACCCAAGTCCCCCTTCCCGGTGCGCGATTCATCTTGGGCGGTTGCCTATGGGCTCTGTATAATCGGGCTCAAAACCGAGGCGGAAGAAGTGATGAGTTTGAAGACCCTTAAACAAACGAAGAATTTTATTTTAGAGTGGCTTAAGCAGTTTCTTCCTTAG